One genomic window of Brienomyrus brachyistius isolate T26 chromosome 16, BBRACH_0.4, whole genome shotgun sequence includes the following:
- the cdc16 gene encoding cell division cycle protein 16 homolog, with protein sequence MNLDRLRKRVRHYIDQQQYQSALFWADKIASLSHEDPQDIYWLAQCLYLTSQYHRAAHALRSRKLDKLYGACQYLAARCHYAAKEYQQALDVLDMEEPVSKKLLDRSVKEDSVVTESVKDWGMSPASISSSICLLRGKIYDAMDNRPLATASYKEALKLDVYCFEAFDLLTSYHMLTAQEESDFLDSLPLSQQCTEEEEELLRFLFENKLKKYNKPSEITVPDTVNGLQDNLDVVVSLAERHYYNCDFKMCYQLTSMVMVKDPFHANCLPVHIGTLVELSKANELFYLSHKLVDLYPNSPVSWFAVGCYYLMVGHKNEHARRYLSKATTLERKYGPAWIAYGHSFAVESEHDQAMAAYFTAAQLMKGCHLPMLYIGLEYGLTNNSKLAERFFSQALSIAPEDPFVIHEVAVVAFQNGDWKAAEKLFLDAMEKIKTIGSEVTVDKWEPLLNNLGHVCRKLKKYEQALEYHRQALVLIPQNASTYAAIGYVHSLMGDFESAIDYFHTALGLKRDDTFSVTMLGHCIEMYIGDTEAYIGTDIKDKLRSTLGAPALMKLLDTSGDASEFQPLNESFMRTLESSSPKPEKPSEASLRRTATLEFDMYESDMMLETSMSDTST encoded by the exons CAACAGTACCAGAGCGCTCTGTTTTGGGCAGACAAAATTGCATCCCTATCACACG AAGACCCCCAGGACATTTACTGGCTAGCACAGTGCCTTTATCTTACATCCCAGTATCACAGAGCTGCTCACGCCCTGCGCTCAAGAAAGCTAGATAAG CTATATGGAGCATGCCAGTATCTTGCAGCAAGATGCCAT TATGCTGCTAAGGAGTATCAGCAAGCACTCGATGTTCTGGACATGGAGGAACCTGTGAGTAAGAAGCTGCTGGACAGGAGTGTGAAGGAGGACAGTGTCGTTACAGAGTCTGTCAAAGACTGGGGCATGTCCCCTGCTTCG ATCAGCAGCTCCATCTGTTTATTGAGAGGGAAGATCTATGATGCTATGGACAACCGTCCACTGGCCACTGCCAGCTACAAAGAGGCATTAAAACTTGACGTCTACTGCTTCGAGGCTTTTGACCTCTTGACCTCTTATCACATGCTGACAGCTCAAGAAG AAAGTGATTTCCTGGACTCACTGCCTCTGAGTCAGCAGTGcactgaggaagaggaagaactGTTACGCTTTCTGTTTGAGAACAAGCTGAAAAAG TATAACAAACCCAGTGAGATTACTGTCCCAGACACAGTGAATGGTCTCCAAGACAACCTGGATGTAGTGGTTTCTCTGGCAGAGAGACATTATTACAACTGTGACTTCAAAATGTGCTACCAGCTTACGTCCAT GGTGATGGTAAAAGACCCTTTCCATGCCAACTGTCTACCCGTACACATAGGAACTCTAGTGGAGCTCAGTAAAGCCAATG AGCTGTTTTACCTCTCTCACAAACTGGTGGATTTGTACCCTAACAGCCCT GTTTCCTGGTTTGCTGTTGGATGTTACTACCTAATGGTCGGTCACAAAAATGAGCACGCGCGGAGGTACCTTAG CAAAGCAACCACCCTGGAGAGGAAGTACGGCCCAGCCTGGATTGCGTACGGACACTCGTTTGCCGTGGAGAGCGAGCATGATCAGGCTATGGCAGCCTATTTCACTGCGGCCCAGCTCATGAAGGG GTGCCACCTGCCCATGCTGTACATTGGCCTGGAGTACGGGCTGACCAACAACTCCAAGCTGGCCGAGCGCTTCTTCAGCCAAGCCCTCAGCATCGCACCCGAGGATCCGTTCGTCATACACGAGGTGGCTGTGGTAGCCTTCCAGAACGGCGA CTGGAAGGCAGCAGAAAAGCTGTTTTTGGATGCGATGGAGAAGATTAAGACCATTGGAAGTGAG GTTACTGTGGATAAATGGGAGCCTTTGCTCAACAACCTGGGACATGTTTGTCGGAAGCTGAA GAAGTATGAGCAGGCCCTGGAGTACCACCGTCAGGCCCTTGTTCTCATCCCCCAGAATGCTTCTACCTACGCCGCCATTGGCTACGTTCACAGCCTTATGGGAGATTTTGAGAGTGCTATCGACTACTTCCACACG GCGCTTGGCCTTAAAAGAGATGATACGTTTTCTGTGACGATGTTAGGACACTGCATTGAAATGTATATCGGTGACACCGAGGCCTATATTG GCACTGACATCAAGGACAAGCTGAGGAGCACCCTGGGCGCACCAGCGCTGATGAAGCTGCTCGACACCTCTGGGGATGCCAGTGAGTTCCAGCCCCTGAACGAAAGTTTTATGAGAACCCTTGAGTCGTCCTCCCCCAAACCCGAGAAGCCGTCGGAGGCCAGCCTCCGGCGCACAGCCACACTGGAGTTCGACATGTACGAGAGCGACATGATGCTGGAGACCTCTATGTCTGATACCAGCACATGA
- the LOC125709690 gene encoding chromosome alignment-maintaining phosphoprotein 1-like, with amino-acid sequence MKSQGELMNFKKIVNSCVVGHRLQCAFCSFQCKSNVTYQIHIGTYHPVHCEDIDLGRLGKIIFYQRSGRLFHCQTCFFTGKTFACVYDHVISRHCFAREAKQSENGDPKVYLSDSNDSKEHSEENNLDACHSEPLDSKIAEHEYGGDPSKFAALNSLKIEEEECDDEYSRCSGSPSHALKRKRGAGSDEEPATDDDFPDYSLSKEEHDGARLETRADEAELSKYFRRNGGRYYCNICNWRVRMKGFMLHHVSKKHDIPKPYVCKECNKSFLLESILNSHMSMFHKQGIYQCPYCSFKSNFLRGIRRHLNHCSSSRGEGEVSDSDEHLDDQD; translated from the coding sequence ATGAAAAGTCAAGGGGAGCTAATGAATTTCAAGAAAATAGTCAACAGTTGTGTGGTGGGACATCGTCTCCAGTGTGCCTTCTGCAGTTTCCAGTGCAAAAGCAATGTAACATATCAGATTCATATTGGCACCTACCACCCAGTGCACTGCGAGGACATTGACCTTGGACGTCTTGGTAAGATAATCTTCTACCAGAGAAGCGGAAGGCTTTTCCACTGTCAGACGTGCTTTTTCACAGGGAAGACATTTGCTTGTGTGTACGACCATGTCATCTCCAGACACTGCTTTGCACGTGAGGCCAAGCAGAGCGAGAACGGGGACCCAAAAGTCTACCTCAGTGACAGCAATGACAGCAAGGAGCACAGCGAAGAAAACAACCTGGACGCCTGTCACAGTGAGCCGCTGGACTCAAAGATTGCCGAGCATGAGTATGGAGGAGATCCCTCAAAGTTCGCAGCTCTGAACAGCCTCAAGATTGAGGAGGAAGAGTGTGATGATGAGTATTCTCGCTGCTCTGGCTCCCCTAGCCATGCCTTAAAGAGAAAGAGGGGGGCTGGAAGTGATGAGGAGCCTGCCACAGATGACGATTTCCCAGACTATTCCCTAAGCAAGGAGGAGCATGATGGAGCAAGACTGGAGACGAGAGCAGATGAAGCAGAACTGTCCAAGTACTTCCGTCGCAATGGTGGACGCTACTATTGCAACATCTGCAACTGGCGTGTCAGGATGAAAGGCTTCATGCTTCATCACGTCAGCAAGAAACACGACATCCCCAAACCTTACGTCTGCAAGGAGTGCAACAAGTCTTTTCTCCTGGAAAGCATCCTCAACAGCCACATGAGCATGTTCCACAAGCAGGGCATCTATCAGTGTCCCTACTGTTCTTTCAAATCCAATTTCTTACGTGGCATCCGCAGACACCTGAACCACTGCAGCTCGTCCCGGGGAGAGGGTGAGGTATCAGACAGCGACGAGCACTTGGATGATCAGGATTAG
- the LOC125709689 gene encoding P2Y purinoceptor 8-like isoform X1 translates to MDLFNNSSSDSPVQNISTSILEMVTSTMLTRWVPVVYLLVFIVSTPCNIVSLWLLYLQTKSRNPTIIFAINLSLTDLIYSAFLPFQMVYHFQGNDWPFGRIMCSISTIVFYCNMNGSILTTCAISLERYFAIVHPLRSRHYRTTRNALLVCLLIWTLVLSVQVPVLHNDITFRVHQLNITTCFDILPKDLFSHMTLAILYFGALLFFFFMVPLLVLVGSYASILKTLCSSRHRDMWQSLNQTIGLIVVVMLCFVFCYLPNILLQTLHLIYIAYGRSLYVYYKLSLGLNSLSCCIDPFIYYFASREFRQKLHRKLLCWSHDEATTEARIDLTELRNTTGETSDRHRML, encoded by the coding sequence ATGGATTTATTTAATAACAGCTCTTCTGACAGCCCAGTTCAGAATATTAGCACCAGCATTTTAGAGATGGTGACCAGTACCATGCTAACGCGGTGGGTGCCGGTTGTCTACCTGTTGGTCTTCATCGTTAGCACACCTTGCAACATTGTCTCGCTGTGGTTACTCTATCTCCAAACCAAAAGCAGGAACCCAACCATCATTTTTGCAATCAATCTATCTTTAACCGACCTCATCTACAGTGCCTTCCTGCCCTTTCAGATGGTTTACCACTTCCAGGGCAATGACTGGCCATTTGGAAGGATTATGTGTAGCATCTCCACCATTGTCTTCTACTGCAACATGAATGGCTCCATCCTGACCACCTGTGCCATTAGCCTGGAGCGCTACTTCGCCATTGTGCACCCGCTGCGCTCCAGGCACTACAGGACAACCAGGAACGCCCTTCTGGTTTGTCTGCTCATCTGGACCTTAGTGCTATCAGTCCAGGTGCCTGTGCTTCACAATGACATCACCTTCCGAGTCCACCAGCTCAATATCACCACGTGCTTTGACATTCTGCCAAAAGACCTGTTCAGTCACATGACTCTGGCAATCCTCTACTTTGGAGCCttgctttttttcttcttcatggtCCCTCTCCTGGTATTGGTCGGCTCCTATGCCTCCATCCTGAAGACGCTTTGCAGCTCACGGCACAGAGACATGTGGCAGTCACTGAACCAAACCATTGGTCTCATTGTGGTTGTGATGCTCTGCTTTGTTTTCTGTTACCTGCCAAACATCCTGCTTCAGACTTTACACCTAATCTACATTGCTTATGGGAGGAGTTTGTATGTTTATTACAAACTTTCCCTGGGCCTCAATAGTTTAAGTTGCTGCATTGACCCATTTATCTATTACTTTGCTTCAAGGGAGTTTCGGCAGAAACTTCATCGGAAACTCCTCTGTTGGTCACACGATGAAGCAACAACTGAAGCAAGAATCGATTTGACAGAGCTGAGGAATACAACTGGGGAAACATCAGATAGAcacaggatgctgtaa
- the LOC125709691 gene encoding P2Y purinoceptor 8-like, whose amino-acid sequence MKQNFSLILLDNTTLAFFSDKSMSCVVSAAYVLISLINFPANGLSMWLLVFRTSPKRPSTIFMINLTLTDLIIGCVLPFQTIYLMKGYNWTFGSRMCSLTTVLLYANMYCSILTMTAISIDRYIGIVRPMNFKNVRKNIWAVIVCVVIWAVVLTVLYPLESTDLMYQVPDLNITTCFDVLKLNMLPTLQHWILYLMIWCGILFLIPFIITIFCYVNIIHSLAKTRSDKKDKALRLALSVLLVFIVCFAPNNILLVAHAIRRLLYGDTLYTAYKLSLSLSCLNSCLDPFIYYFASEEFRQNFRKVLGLKTARNRNSSRQHTSHHTLLPMK is encoded by the coding sequence atgaagcagaatttcaGCCTGATTCTCCTTGACAATACCACCTTAGCTTTTTTCAGCGACAAATCCATGAGTTGTGTTGTGTCCGCTGCCTATGTTCTCATCTCTCTCATCAACTTCCCCGCTAACGGCCTCTCCATGTGGCTGCTGGTGTTCCGCACCTCTCCAAAGAGACCTTCCACCATATTCATGATCAACCTGACCCTCACTGACCTAATCATTGGCTGCGTCCTGCCCTTCCAAACCATCTACCTAATGAAAGGCTACAACTGGACCTTTGGGTCCAGGATGTGTAGCTTGACAACAGTCTTGTTGTATGCCAACATGTACTGCTCGATTCTGACAATGACCGCCATCAGCATCGACCGCTACATCGGAATCGTTCGGCCCATGAATTTCAAAAATGTTAGAAAGAATATTTGGGCCGTGATTGTCTGTGTAGTTATTTGGGCGGTTGTTTTGACTGTACTGTACCCGCTGGAGAGCACTGACCTGATGTATCAGGTACCCGATCTTAATATAACCACTTGTTTTGACGTCCTGAAATTAAATATGCTTCCAACACTCCAGCACTGGATTCTTTACCTGATGATCTGGTGCGGCATCTTATTCCTCATCCCCTTTATCATAACAATCTTCTGCTACGTGAACATCATCCACTCTCTAGCCAAGACGAGAAGTGACAAGAAGGATAAGGCCCTACGTCTGGCACTCTCCGTGCTCCTTGTGTTCATAGTTTGCTTTGCCCCCAACAACATCCTTCTGGTGGCTCATGCCATTAGAAGACTCCTCTACGGTGACACCTTGTACACGGCCTATAAGCTATCGCTCTCGCTCAGCTGCCTAAACAGCTGCCTCGACCCCTTCATTTATTACTTTGCTTCCGAAGAGTTTCGTCAGAACTTCAGGAAAGTGCTGGGATTGAAGACAGCAAGGAACCGGAATTCATCCCGGCAGCACACTTCACACCATACCCTGCTGCCGATGAAATGA
- the LOC125709689 gene encoding P2Y purinoceptor 8-like isoform X2, with protein sequence MVYHFQGNDWPFGRIMCSISTIVFYCNMNGSILTTCAISLERYFAIVHPLRSRHYRTTRNALLVCLLIWTLVLSVQVPVLHNDITFRVHQLNITTCFDILPKDLFSHMTLAILYFGALLFFFFMVPLLVLVGSYASILKTLCSSRHRDMWQSLNQTIGLIVVVMLCFVFCYLPNILLQTLHLIYIAYGRSLYVYYKLSLGLNSLSCCIDPFIYYFASREFRQKLHRKLLCWSHDEATTEARIDLTELRNTTGETSDRHRML encoded by the coding sequence ATGGTTTACCACTTCCAGGGCAATGACTGGCCATTTGGAAGGATTATGTGTAGCATCTCCACCATTGTCTTCTACTGCAACATGAATGGCTCCATCCTGACCACCTGTGCCATTAGCCTGGAGCGCTACTTCGCCATTGTGCACCCGCTGCGCTCCAGGCACTACAGGACAACCAGGAACGCCCTTCTGGTTTGTCTGCTCATCTGGACCTTAGTGCTATCAGTCCAGGTGCCTGTGCTTCACAATGACATCACCTTCCGAGTCCACCAGCTCAATATCACCACGTGCTTTGACATTCTGCCAAAAGACCTGTTCAGTCACATGACTCTGGCAATCCTCTACTTTGGAGCCttgctttttttcttcttcatggtCCCTCTCCTGGTATTGGTCGGCTCCTATGCCTCCATCCTGAAGACGCTTTGCAGCTCACGGCACAGAGACATGTGGCAGTCACTGAACCAAACCATTGGTCTCATTGTGGTTGTGATGCTCTGCTTTGTTTTCTGTTACCTGCCAAACATCCTGCTTCAGACTTTACACCTAATCTACATTGCTTATGGGAGGAGTTTGTATGTTTATTACAAACTTTCCCTGGGCCTCAATAGTTTAAGTTGCTGCATTGACCCATTTATCTATTACTTTGCTTCAAGGGAGTTTCGGCAGAAACTTCATCGGAAACTCCTCTGTTGGTCACACGATGAAGCAACAACTGAAGCAAGAATCGATTTGACAGAGCTGAGGAATACAACTGGGGAAACATCAGATAGAcacaggatgctgtaa